The sequence AGTgtggctctgccaacaccttgatgtcAACACACTTGTGGCCTCTTGAGCTGTGAGAGAATAACTTCGcttattttgttcattgcttTCGCTTAGCTCCTAAAATAGTGCCGTCATATGGCggacacttgataaatatttgttcagtgaatgaatgaatgaaatatccTCAGTCAAATACCACCATCTGATTATAAAAAGTCAATATCCTGCCTTTATTCAGACAAAACCATAACTGTTTCTATGGGTACACATATTAGGTAATataaaagcacaggaaaagcttaGAAAGTTATACACAAAACTCTCAAAAGGGGAAGAACAAAacagatatttttataaaaagaagaatatattcatgtaatggttgtataattaaaaactaaaattttttagttttctgatttttcaaaaaacatCATTCCATTCTCAATATACTTTTAATAACAAGATCTCTCTTccctataaattaaaaaaataatgttaaatgttAATTTCTACTTGTATGAGAGATTTATGTTAGACTAccaataaagggaaaaataaggcATTCCTGAATCTGAAGTAGGCAATGAAgctgacatttaattttttttaatggaaaaaactaCTAAAATGTGGCAAATGTTAAGAGTgtcatataaataataaaaaagaacatgGACAACCTCTCTTCACTGAACGCTACACCATTTACTTGGAGACTAAGAAAAACTGTTTCAGAGAGAAAAGTTGAAAACTAGAGAAAGCAAAAAATCTGCAGCTTTGAATGACTTATatacaaaagaaataatgaagaaaaaatatctcCAATGAAATGGGAACATTTTTCTACTAAGGAAAGTAACTTTACCTGCAGCATGTAGTTGATCTGCCAAATCGTACAACAATTTAAAGTTCTCTCCACTCTTCAAACCCCGACCTCatttaaaaagatgaagaaaaaaaaattgagcaaatATAAACTCCATTCCATAAAAATTTTGAACTTCGTATACATGAGTGAATCTTCATATTACACAACTGCTATCTCCTCTATAAAGCCTTTCCTGAGTTCTCCAATGATACTCCTGTACTTCTCTTATAAAGCATTCAACACTACTGTAATTAACTAACTGGTTAACTAATGGTATAATCAGTCTTTAAAATCAGTCTTCCCCACTAGAAGAAAAACTCTTTCAATACGAGATCCTTACCTATCTTGGTCACTGCTATATTTAACAATACTTAGCTGAACAACTGAAAGAAGTTATTATTTTCATGGAAGTCATTCCACTAGACTTTCAACTCCTTAAGAGCAAGAACaatctgccttttcctctttgtttcttcaGCACTTTGCAATGGGCCTGGCAGAGAACATATACCCgataaacatttcttaaaaaaataagtgaataaactaGTCAGAtatacctttttttaaatattaaattatttcttctcAATGCCACTTGCAATAGGAGGCTGTTTGGAAGcttaattatttcatttgatgtctagtttgggaagatttttaaatcacagcagttattttttttaaaagccagcagGCTATAAAATGtgggtctttttgtttgtttcttggtcttttttttttttttttttaagtaagaaacaTGACATACAAAAAGAAGCAAGTCTTGTGCAATATTAACAGCTTCGATACTAAATGCGAAAAAACTTTCAAAGAGTTATCCATAGAGACCTGGACTGCACTGGAGGTCTTTCAAAGTAGAGTGAAGGGTGGGAATCATACAACACAGCCCTGAGACTCCAACCAGTTCTTTCTGTGATTTCAGAAGTCAACCATACTCTTCTGAATAACACAGAAGTCAGTCAAAAAGACAAAGCTATGGAGTTGAGATTTGTACCATGCTCCCCCTGGTGCCAATGACACAGATTTGCAACAGAAAGTCCAAACTGTGTATTAAACTCATGATTTCATTTTCCTAATcggtaaaatgggactaatactCGCAACTTACATacttcttacatttgaaaaaacaCTTGTGCTCCTCTAAAATGAGTACTAATAAAAGCAAAGTATTTTAAgtttacatcattttttaaaattaataaattacaaTATTCCACTTACCACCAGATACCACCACTTTGGCGCCTGTTAGCTCTGGTCGATCGCTTTTTGTTAATTTCTGGTCAATCCATTCTGATATCCCCACTGGGGAAGCACTTGATGCTacatatattgatacatataaCAAAACACAGAGCATGAGTTCAAGTTccacagtaaaaaataattttttaagagaaatacACAAAGAATTAATTCCAGGAAATTTAACTTTGTTAGTTACTGTGAATTTTTTATGCCACTAATTTCACTCTCTCTGATTTTATGAAAGACAACTAGATTCCAGCCTTCACCTCATTAGCTGTATGACTTTTGAGAAGTCATTTAACTCTGAGTCTAGCTATAAAACTGGAATAAGCCTCTCTCTATGGGGTTCAATAAGATACTGTATATGTTAAAGTATAACACCTTCCGTAAGTTTACTATTATTACATTATTCCATTATACTGAATCTCTATTATAACAGGCAACAGTGAGAGGGGAGTAAAAAATCTTTACATCAACATAACGGATTAATCTTAATGCACCCCCCTCTCTCCTACCCCTTTGATGTACACCAAAGCAAATATCCGAGGACCGAAAATGATATAAATAGTTCTTATTTTTGTATAAACTTGGGAATAACATTTAGATTGAGCTCTCAAACGCTCTGCATTAGAAATTTAACTAGAAGCCTTCTCTTACTCTAATATAATCTctgagctaaaaaataaaaaactgaaataaatacaaacaaataaaaatgaacactCACCCTCTTCTGAGCTGGCACTACCTCCACTTGTTGCTGCAGCTTCAAAAGATGTTCCCCGGACAGAAAACACCTTCACTTTCTCATCACACTTCACTGTACATAAAGCATTTCctgaaatacacatttattttttaaaaaccaccatgAAAGGCAAAAAACCTCCAAATATTCCTTTCAGGTTCAGAATTTACTtcacaaagagaaggaagaaataactgTAGACCAGTTACTTGTTTTCTACCTTTACTAAGTATAGGATAAAAGACTTTAACACTGAAGAAGCATCTCAGTGGCTCTCTGTATAACCTTGgatgtctttaaaaatagaacaagtgCTGAACTGCGAGGAAGAAACAAACTGGAAAAGGCAGTCACACTAATCAGGTACACTCttcctaaaagaaatataaacaaaagcttCCTTCTCCAAAAACAACATAATCAGTAACTCAACAACATGAGCTGCAACAACTTAATAGGAAGGAAGCTACTATGCCTTGCTAAGAGAGGAAAATAAGTGAAAACATGATCAGGCATAAAGGACAGGAAGTGTGATGCATCAAGACTTTTAAAGGATTTGAAACATTTCTTATGGATTAGCAATCACATTAAGAGTGACCTAAACTATGACCAAATATTTCCCTTTAAACactactaacaacgaaagatctgATTTGAGAATTGCCCATTTATACTGAAACACACAACTTCGATCAGAAAGAACAGAGTTcactgcctcctccagccccactagAGACCAGCGTGCTTAGCAAAAGATCAACTAAAGAGATACCAAAATGAATATCATAATGCAGACGGAAATGAAGTAGAAGCAGCAAAGAAGACTGAAAATACTACTTtacaatgaagatgttaaaaaaaaaaagaagggcttccctggtggcgcagtggttgagaatctgcctgccaatgcagaggacacaggttcgagccctggtctgggaagatcccacatgccgcggagcaactgggcccctgagcctgcgcatctggagcctgtgctccgcaagaagagaggccgcgatagtgagaggcccgcacaccgcgatgaagagaggcccccgcttgccacaactagagaaagccctcgtacagaaacgaagacccaacacagccataaataaataaaataaaaatttaaaaaaaaaaaaggattctttcatatacaaataatattgtgcttaaaaaaaaaatactactttaaaaaaatagaaaattttcttttccaggtGCCACTTACAAAATATACTAAATAGTAAATCTACTTTTTATTGATCACTGGAAAAATCTCACTCTGTACACTGAATgatcaggaaggaaagaagtgtGTTCCACATTTACCAGAGAGAATGTCATGTCATGGTCCAGCGGCAATTCTAAGACTAAGATTTTCCTCAGAAATCTTTAAGATGGTCCATATTTCAAAATCCTATCTTCAAGATTAATCTCTGcttttaaagttttcaaaaatttaacaTACTGATTAATTATTTTCATTGGGTACTTACCTGCATAAATGGTTCTCACAAATGTGTCAGGTGATTTGATTGCAATGATGTCAGAAATAGGGGCAACATCAAGTTTGGCTGCTATTCTGGGCAAAAGGTTCTAAACGCAAAATAAGTAGTGAGTTACACACATACATGCTGATGGATGGCTATAAAGTATCAGCAATAACATTCTCTAAATGGAAATTCTGTAGAAATTTTaacttgaatattttatatttcacatgcATCTTTAGACATACCACAATTTCAAGCACAACTTTTTGGATAGTCTTTGAGCATAAGTTAAGAGTCAACGATTACTCTAACTacattaagagttttatagcgatAAACTACCTTAACTCAGTAGGCTGAGTTATGAGATACGATACTTGCTTTAATGATCATCATTTACGAAGTATGACAGTTATAGACTACTGAATTTagataatatagaaaaatatttagagtAGTAGTAAAATTCTCAAATACTGAGAAAGAACATACTTGTATATGTTTATTTAAtgtacatgaaagaaaaaatttcaaagcagacattttcacctttttaaaaagtgatgctgtgggcttccctggtggcgcagtggttgagagtctgcctgccaatgcaggggacacgggctcgagccctggtctgggaagatcccacatgccgtggagcaactgggcccgcgagccacaactactgagcctgcgcgtctggagcctgtgctccgcaacaacagaggccgcgatagtgagcagcccgcgcaccgcgatgaagagtggcccccgcttgccaaaactagagaaagccctcgcacagaaatgaagaccgaacacagcataaataaataaataaataaatttataaagttcctaccaaaattctaaaaaaaaaaaaacaaaaaaaagtgagGTTGCATTTAAAAAGATCAAAACTAACTTAAGTGACCATCAATAGGGGATAGGTTTATAAATTATAGTTCatccatataattttaaaaaatgagaaaagtaaagcacaatgcctctctctctctctctctctatatatatatatacacacacatatatatctgaaaaattaaTGTATGTGCTTTTCCTTGTATATGCATATAACATCTCTGGAATAGATACATGTGGTAACTTTGCTCCCACTAGCAGGGACCACTGGGCAAGCCACAGTATTACCAGGCCTTAGTTACTTCACCTCACAGTGAGAGGAAGAGAATCTCTATGCTTCTAGTCTAAATTTCTCTGACTCTCAGGCTCTAAAACAGAATCAGTTAGTGAAGAATGCATATCCATGCTTTCTAGACTCAGAGGTTCTCTTAGATGATGACACCATCTAAGtgtaattttaaaagtgaagTGTTGCTTTTATCACATAAATAGAAAAGGTGAATTCTACACTACTTTCTACAGAGAGCTTACTCCATGGCATCTCCTAAACTCAGTACATGATACCACCTCTAGCAGGCAAACTTTCATTATGACAGTACTCAAGTTCCTCTCCTCACTCCATCCCCAAACCTCTGTTCCTCTAAGAATTCTCTCAGGATTATCCTCTAATCACTCCTTTATTCTTCATCCTCTCGCATGCATGTACAATTATACTATTTAATTGCCACTAACGtgtattttgatttaaaataatttttaatatacatactATATGACCCTCAACTAAATTGATAAAGCACCCTGAGAACAGAGGTTGTGTGTCTTCTGCTTCTTGTGTCTCTGCCTCGTATCTAATAAACAGTTCTACATAAATCGATGCTCACAAGTGTTGAAAGCCTGAATCAAATTTCCTCCTGTTGCATCTGAAAATCTATaaagattttctaattttcagtCTATTGCTACCTATGTTATATAGTAATCCCCTTTCAACCATGATAAAAGAGCTACTGAAAAGTACCGTAGTTTATAAATCCACaattagaaaaaattaagatttcaTAGGAAATAAAGGGCttgggaaaataattaaaattccatTAAACATAGCTCTAACTTGATAAATAAGAGGTTTAGAAGACAcctgcttttaaaataaaccaaatttGTCAGCATTTAAAGCCTACTTCAGTAAGTAACTCTTTTCCTGAGCCACGTTCTTTAAATTGTTCAGGAAATACTGCTGGAATATTGTTACCTGGCTGAGCAGATTCTCTTACAAATTTTATGATATGCAGACTGtgcttctttttaaagttttagaaCTTTCTAAACTTGAAATTTAATATCTTTTGTACTTCTAttataccttgttttattttagcacttcttgaaaaaaaatttaccacAGTACTTAAAGGCACATGTTTTTCCAGGTCCGATCTTctgtctgaatgtcctgagaggATGGATGGTAAACAGATCTATTTCTACACTATCCAACAGGCTCAACCACATGGTTTCAGGGAAGGAGAGGCAATAACTAACAGAGTgttcttttgatgcacaaaaagatgacagatttttaaattctagCATACTAGTACAAAGGTGTGGTATCTTGAAAACACAATTGGTGAAGAACTCTTATACAGCCAATTGTTTAGCTTCATCTGATGGACTCTTCCTCATTCCAAATCCATTCAGAGGCTGCAGCACCAGCTACTATTATGTGACCTTTGTTCTCAAAACTCCCATATgtcacaacatagcaatcaaggcTAGAGTATTAAAATTTAGCTAATCAGATACAACAAACACCCTTTCTTGGTTTAACAATCTTTGAGGTAAACTGTCATCACAGAAACTCAGACTTAGGAAATTGTTTAAATCATCCAACACAGAACCAAACTCTCAGAGATGGAATGGTCCATAAAGATCTTTTAGTTCAATGCTCATCTACAACAACCCAAAGTACAGTAGCTGGATGTCAAGCCTCTGACTTAATCATTTCCAAGGGAAGTGAAACCTGCCATAGAAAAAACCCATTCCATTTTAACATTTCTAGTTGGTAGATCATAGACATCACTTGGCCAAACCGCATCATTTTACATatcagaaaacagatttcaggagtcatatatcatatatatagaaCCATCTTACTTAGCAATTACTAAACCCCACACAAAAATGGGAAAACTTATGATAGTCTGCAATGTGACAACCTAATTGTTGTCACGTTGTTATTAGTAAAAGAACAATTATTCATTAAACTCATGTACTTACATTGTAGATTACAAATTCTGTTATTGCCTAGAAATTCTactaatcttaaaagaaaaaatttaatgaattCAAAGTGATAATTCTGAGGTTAAAAACAAACTGGAGCAATTCACATGGGTGACAGTGCTAGATCCCTACACGTTTGCAGTGATCCACGTCTAGAAGCAGTATTGCACTACAGATAAATATTCACAAACACTATTCATTTTGCAAGAAAAGAGATCGATGTATTGGGAACTCACTGCTATTACCACTCGACATGGTCAGCTGATGAAAGAGCTTATATCTTATTCCCCAAACTCgtatctaaaaatcaattacaattgtgaatgtaaaaggaaaaaaagtcaaatcAAGAcaactcaaagaagaaatttaaatgacTGATAActatatgaaaagatatttgatcTCACTAtcaatcagagaaatgcaaaattgTTAAAGATATAATTTTTCACACATCAGATTGGGGGGAAATGTTAAAATgtacaatatcaagtgttggcaagCTATGCAACTGGTGGAGTGCAAACTGAGGCATCCTTTCATGAGAGCAATTTAGCAAtatacatcaaaattttaaaagcacataGTCTTGACCCAGCTATTTCACTTCTAGAACTCTGTTCTAAATAAATACCAGCCCATGTATACAAAGGTATATACAAGGACGTTTCTTCACAGCAAagtttataaatacaaaaaattagaaacaacttaaCTGCCCATCCTTGGCTAACtatgaaatattatgcagccatttaaaaaatgagacagaCACATTATGAGCAAATATTTTCAAGATATACTCTTAAGTGAAAACCACCAGTCACAAAACAATTCATGCTATACTATCCCAttctagaagtaaaaaaaaaaaaaaaaaattgtacatttattataatttgaaAATCCATAGGAAAAGGCTTAAAAGAATGTACAACTGTTAACACCAGTACtttggaagagggaagagagttGGGAATAAGAAAGGGGAACTGTGATACCTTGCTCTGCATACTGCTTTACTGTATGCATCTTTCATAATAAGAATGTATTTGTGTACAACTTAATTTACcatctttaaaagtaaaaataaaaactacaagcTGCAGCTTATTAAGAATGGGATAAAAGAAAAGGGAGCTAGAATAATACCCATGGTCACAGGGAGAGCAAGAAAGACCCACTGACAAATTCCTTCTCTTGGGCTCCCCCTAcattccccctccctttttttttaaccttcatgcAGACCACGACCCATTTCATAGCACATTCTTTCTTCAGACATATCACAATGCACATGATCAGATTACACCTTTCTCTACCCTAAGGATGCCTTCAGCCACCACACAGCCCTTCCCAAATCCCACAAGTAGATAAATTTGGTCTTTCTAAATATTCATCAGTCACCCAAACAAAGCCATCTCTTATGATGGGTTACTAATACAAATGACATTCACACAGTGAGACAGTTcaacattgtttttaaagaaaaatgattttttttttttaaatagagttttCTCCATAACAAAATCTGAAAATCTGGAAGTGGCATTCTAATAAATTATGACAAAATCTTGAAAGAACAGAGTTGTCTCTGACAAAATGGAAAGCCTGGAGATAGCATTTTCACAGAAATTATAACAAAATcttgaaagaataaattttagcAAAACTATCACATTAATTCTGAAAGCCAGGATTAGGTATCTAAACAAAGTCTGTTGTACATTTTCAGCACAATGAAATCTAACGCTTCCAAGTAGTGACATCAGATTCCACAGTCTCAATCTTCTCACCTTTCCAAAGGCAGATGCTCCAGCACAGATGTGTGTGTAATTAAACTGCTTCTGAGTTGCCAAAATCAATGGTGTCAGTTCCTCTGAGAATTAAACACATTTGATAAACACATttcatagtattttatttatttcataaattcataaacttatttatttccaCTGGAAAAACTCACCTGGAAGGAGGCCTTTGTACACATCATGCTGAGCCACCAGAACTTTCGCTACACCTGCTACTTTGCAGAGATCTTGTGCCACCTATGAATAAAAGAGTTTTTAATTATCCATCTAACAGAAAAATACCGATAGAGCCACCACTACAATTATCAATAGAGCATAAAATCTTACTGGCCAACTGCAAAAACTGTTCTTATGGGAAAAAGGACTACTTgggaataaaaaaattatttaacaaagaaaatcTTAAGCCAATTGATCTTACTGTCTACTGACCTTAAACAAAAATTCCTGCCTTGAAAAAGAGAAGTACTAATTGATAAACCAAAATCAACACAGCTGTCTACTCAAATTTAGTTGTACATTGTGCTCTTTCCTTTCACTCAGTGCAAATGTAAATCCATCATTTTAGAAATGGTGAAAATGAAGCAACAGTTAGATTCTTTCTCTCACAATAACAACACAGCCAATACACTTCAGACTCAGAGTTCCTAGAGCGAAAGAACAGGAGTTAACCACACTGGTATACAGACTACTGCACTTTATCTGGCAATAATAACTTCTGCTGATTCTAAAATCAGTGAGTGAATCTGGGCAATAAAGAAAATCTTATATAACAGTCCACTGTGAACTACTGAGTGTTCCTACTCACTGACATATATTTATCTATGATGaagcaaaatattttgtatttgaaaTCCTCATTTCTTCTGTTTAGAATCAGGATGGGGTTCTGGGAAAGCTTTTTGACCACTCAGACTTCCTGTATACAGAAGGCAATTAGAATTCCttcttttaaatctctttaattaCAGCATAACTGGTTTCTGCTTTAGGAGAAACATGGTAATCATATTATGGTCTACTGTCTTCTTGTTTACCTCCATGCTGATTCACTGAGGAGTAGGCATAAAATGCTGTGCCTCCTGTCGCCTCCCTTGATGGAGTGTAACATTGCAACAATATTCACTGAAGAAAGAATGCAGTGCAAAAGCACCTCTTCTGAATCAAGTGTTCACTGGAAGACAATCTTGTACTATcaaaaccatctttttttttttttttaaaaaccagcaaAAACTTCAGGCACTACACAGAAGAATCACTTGCTGTTTATGATAGCtacagaaaacaatataaaactgaaatatgCCTAGGCTATTAACAGAGTCTCTATATACAGGTactgattgtttttctttaagattaAATGTGACACGACAATAAAACTGTAACTGAAGAAAAGatgatttgttttgatttttctcaaaataatgtaaataaaatagcatcaaatattttttaagtcatattagaataattatttaaaatcgcagcaaaataaataatcaaatccAGAACTAGTACATCTGAAAGTAGGGCAACC comes from Balaenoptera ricei isolate mBalRic1 chromosome 2, mBalRic1.hap2, whole genome shotgun sequence and encodes:
- the ETFA gene encoding electron transfer flavoprotein subunit alpha, mitochondrial, with the protein product MFRAVAPGRLRRAASLLRFQSTLVIAEHAHDTLAPITLNTITAAKRLGGEVSCLVAGTKCDKVAQDLCKVAGVAKVLVAQHDVYKGLLPEELTPLILATQKQFNYTHICAGASAFGKNLLPRIAAKLDVAPISDIIAIKSPDTFVRTIYAGNALCTVKCDEKVKVFSVRGTSFEAAATSGGSASSEEASSASPVGISEWIDQKLTKSDRPELTGAKVVVSGGRGLKSGENFKLLYDLADQLHAAVGASRAAVDAGFVPNDLQVGQTGKIVAPELYIAVGISGAIQHLAGMKDSKTIVAINKDPEAPIFQVADYGIVADLFKVIPEMTELLKKK